A region of Dermochelys coriacea isolate rDerCor1 chromosome 1, rDerCor1.pri.v4, whole genome shotgun sequence DNA encodes the following proteins:
- the LOC119855713 gene encoding uncharacterized protein LOC119855713 — protein MYEENGEYHLNIAAHEDGCVQKTPRANVNFTLHVQDSILIPEKKTGLSHMSKGNIFSSERCTRDSSLTSAEIIIHAAAESLDVQQRLFLVCTMAEYLHLDPTSLALNPYQGLIHRSRRNLTILAEDIRHISFMESHYIGLYWPVGCGVFAMLYELIQVLRHNVDSHHLSQLLGYEIAGWRIIKREGFERKRSGRQRRQLMVTPTPTLKMAETMAKPTREDVFTTLPPNSLVYLHRKTAVSPVQTWFSFHEASTAVTSYIDLIPLLVTSPGSLGALEMDPSQNFQSKRPMSSTIFQDLSAFAFPELSPSLIITATSLSTEFKGLQNTVSSMPLLLEQPQSHMQELDAFLQSGKSEPSRHHFLSDLSFDIAESTGKGQFSRPIYNLVTETNYEWPLISPEVSLVKTAPQTHFPEEILMTSVYSRQEDSISGYAHFPEFGIPSSATISPEKLTSTFISTSVQLTMLFGFTPPTDDMLLLLSGGSDLSQELFNGYEYMSNSFMTIPQTDRFPFPEGKTSVPSIIHMDTLIWDRESNSSHVTSILGSSILSSTFPSDAETSHEIGLTAQSYPDNAPLLTLPTDFAGFDSSELSRPTKIFTSYDSSKLRTQNHFPSVLPSGTKDLNSDKSLGTTMLLPNVTMFTLELTEMSNIPSYTAEISARTIFNTTSHLYNNAQELVQMSSSLVYQDTSSLPFPTYESLQSTKVAWVHPLFSMSQVPQDITPGNTHNYFGKHKHNKLQSLPNAEWLLPSNVSHSEKLERIFLVLHDPSASLHFPEFRNLLSTSSCSIMELKISCPSDLISDSPHTGSPPPEDGNSTQLTLGINPVDGSPSGPESWLQFNVSHQAMYGYPLSTDFQYSPQEFVLSATDSGGLTVWEPLIIELLKPTSIPCHIYTIRMKNSYCSFLRRRERVGLFLDKLSKYLNSSSLKSITLTALRPGSTVISWYNRSLCRSTNRSLSWCSRDEIQEVLNKLRVPDGNVSPYFAEAMLPEYKIDIVEKVSYGGICLPTTKPFNGSLTLNSTFPTYNEESNSRIRNVLLISLCATIMVALIIVAYHCYKYHKKILESQSMTFQGRPLFDYIDLEMDMLKPRKAPVLQREVPPSLHLWISVPPSSQEQPCRPNVTSVASRLPQSLPPFQPPKYQLPPHYKVDITSCSDQGNIHRRDYPKSGLY, from the exons TTTCAGTTCTGAAAGATGTACAAGGGACAGCTCTCTCACCTCTGCCGAGATCATTATCCATGCTGCAGCTGAATCACTGGATGTTCAACAACGCCTCTTTCTGGTATGCACCATGGCAGAATATCTCCATCTGGATCCCACCTCATTGGCCCTAAATCCATATCAGGGTTTGATACACAGAAGCAGGAGGAACTTAACAATACTGGCTGAAGATATTAGACACATCAGCTTCATGGAAAGCCATTACATAGGACTCTATTGGCCCGTTGGATGTGGAGTTTTTGCAATGCTCTATGAATTAATTCAAGTTCTAAGACACAATGTTGATTCACACCATCTTTCACAGCTCTTAGGGTATGAAATTGCAGGCTGGAGAATAATTAAAAGAGAAGGATTTGAAAGAAAACGTTCAGGAAGACAACGCAGACAGTTAATGGTTACACCAACACCTACACTGAAAATGGCTGAAACCATGGCAAAGCCAACCAGGGAAGATGTCTTCACTACTTTGCCACCAAATTCACTTGTTTACTTACACAGAAAGACTGCGGTATCACCTGTTCAGACTTGGTTTTCTTTCCACGAAGCAAGCACAGCTGTCACCAGTTACATAGATCTCATTCCACTTTTGGTAACAAGCCCAGGAAGTTTAGGGGCCTTAGAAATGGACCCATCACAGAACTTTCAGAGTAAAAGACCAATGTCTAGTACTATTTTTCAAGATCTCTCTGCTTTTGCTTTTCCTGAACTTTCACCTTCTTTGATCATTACAGCAACCTCTCTTTCAACAGAATTTAAGGGGCTGCAGAATACAGTTTCCAGTATGCCACTCTTATTAGAGCAACCACAATCTCACATGCAAGAGTTGGATGCATTTTTGCAGTCTGGCAAATCAGAGCCATCAAGGCATCATTTTCTATCAGACCTTTCTTTTGACATCGCTGAGTCAACCGGTAAAGGCCAATTTTCAAGACCCATTTACAATTTAGTGACAGAGACAAATTACGAATGGCCTTTAATCTCTCCAGAAGTATCTCTTGTTAAGACAGCACCTCAAACACATTTTCCAGAAGAAATATTAATGACATCGGTTTATAGCCGTCAGGAGGACAGCATCTCGGGTTATGCCCATTTTCCTGAATTTGGAATACCATCTAGTGCAACCATCTCTCCAGAAAAGCTGACTTCAACATTCATATCAACTTCAGTACAACTGACTATGTTATTTGGTTTTACACCTCCTACTGATGACATGTTACTACTTTTGTCAGGTGGTAGCGATCTGAGTCAGGAGCTATTTAATGGCTATGAATACATGTCTAATTCTTTTATGACtatcccacagacagacagatttcCATTTCCTGAAGGAAAAACCTCAGTTCCTTCTATAATCCACATGGACACATTGATTTGGGATAGAGAATCCAACTCAAGCCATGTTACCTCAATATTGGGTTCTTCTATTTTAAGTAGCACTTTCCCCAGTGATGCTGAAACTTCTCATGAAATAGGTCTGACAGCTCAGTCCTATCCTGATAATGCTCCACTGCTTACTCTGCCTACAGATTTTGCTGGCTTTGACAGCTCTGAGCTGTCCAGACCAACAAAGATATTTACTTCTTATGACAGCAGCAAGCTCAGAACACAAAATCATTTTCCAAGTGTTTTACCTAGTGGCACAAAGGATTTAAATTCAGACAAATCTCTTGGAACCACAATGCTTTTGCCAAACGTCACAATGTTTACCCTGGAGTTGACTGAAATGTCAAACATCCCATCCTACACTGCAGAAATATCTGCGAGAACTATATTTAATACCACTTCTCATCTCTACAACAATGCACAAG AGCTGGTACAGATGTCATCTTCACTGGTCTACCAAGATACAAGCAGCTTGCCATTCCCCACATACGAATCACTGCAATCTACAAAAGTTGCATGGGTTCATCCTCTGTTTTCTATGTCACAGGTGCCTCAGGACATAACTCCAGGTAATACACACAATTACTTTGGAAAGCACAAGCATAACAAACTTCAGTCTCTCCCAAATGCAGAGTGGCTCCTCCCTTCTAATGTCAGCCATAGTGAGAAGTTGGAACGTATTTTTCTAGTCTTGCACGATCCCTCTGCCTCTCTGCACTTTCCAGAATTCAGAAATCTCCTTTCTACTTCTTCATGCTCCATCATGGAATTGAAAATCTCTTGCCCCTCTGATCTAATCTCTGACTCTCCCCACACGGGGTCTCCTCCACCT GAAGATGGCAACTCAACTCAGTTGACTCTTGGAATAAATCCAGTCGACGGCTCACCATCAGGGCCAGAAAGCTGGCTTCAGTTTAATGTGTCTCACCAAGCCATGTATGGCTATCCACTCAGTACTGATTTTCAATATTCACCTCAGGAGTTTGTACTATCTGCCACAGATTCAGGGGGTCTGACTGTTTGGGAACCTCTCATCATTGAGCTTTTGAAGCCCACCAGCATTCCATGCCATATTTATACCATCAGAATGAAAAATAGTTACTGCTCATTCCTGAGACGGAGAGAAAGGGTTGGTTTATTCCTCGACAAGCTTTCTAAATATTTAAACTCCAGCAGTCTTAAGAGCATCACACTGACTGCCCTCAGACCTGGGTCCACTGTAATCTCATGGTACAACAGGTCTCTGTGTAGAAGCACCAACAGATCACTGAGCTGGTGCTCAAGAGATGAAATCCAGGAAGTGCTGAATAAACTAAGAGTACCCGATGGGAATGTCAGCCCATACTTTGCTGAGGCAATGTTGCCAGAATACAAAATTGACATAGTTGAGAAGGTTTCATATGGAGGAATCTGCTTGCCCACTACAAAGCCATTTAATGGATCCTTGACTTTAAACAGTACCTTCCCTACATATAACGAAGAGAGCAATTCCCGGATTAGAAATGTCTTGCTAATTAGCTTATGTGCAACCATCATGGTGGCTCTGATAATTGTTGCCTACCATTGTTATAAATATCACAAGAAGATTCTTGAATCACAGTCTATGACTTTTCAGGGAAGACCCTTATTTGACTATATTGACCTGGAAATGGACATGCTGAAACCCCGCAAAGCGCCTGTACTTCAACGGGAGGTTCCACCCTCGCTGCATTTATGGATCTCTGTGCCACCTTCTTCCCAAGAGCAACCTTGCAGGCCCAATGTAACTTCTGTTGCCTCAAGACTGCCTCAGTCTCTACCGCCTTTCCAGCCTCCAAAATATCAACTCCCACCTCATTATAAAGTAGATATTACTAGCTGCAGTGACCAAGGCAATATTCACAGAAGAGATTACCCTAAATCTGGATTATACTAA